A genomic region of Miscanthus floridulus cultivar M001 chromosome 3, ASM1932011v1, whole genome shotgun sequence contains the following coding sequences:
- the LOC136545673 gene encoding uncharacterized protein translates to MSSSRWVRPEVYPLFATTGVAVGICVMQLVRNITTNPEVRVTKENRAAGVLDNHDEGRRYSQHGVRRFWLSKRRDYMQAMDNVPTDPSSTPTTK, encoded by the exons ATGTCTTCTTCTCGCTGGGTTAGGCCGGAG GTGTACCCGCTGTTCGCGACGACAGGGGTGGCGGTGGGGATCTGCGTGATGCAGCTGGTGCGCAACATCACCACCAACCCGGAGGTGCGGGTGACCAAGGAGAACCGGGCGGCCGGGGTGCTGGACAACCACGACGAAGGGCGGCGCTACTCGCAGCACGGCGTGCGCAGGTTCTGGCTCTCCAAGCGCCGCGACTACATGCAGGCCATGGACAACGTGCCCACAGACCCATCGTCAACGCCAACCACCAAGTAG
- the LOC136545672 gene encoding uncharacterized protein: MASKAPPDLLNATSSIHMIVRQLFSRMVFSLQMECSLSMEIISFWLWLEGNGHPDFLASIESFDNYHLRGIAFAGKMFIEALRRKCHLNHRSEQEGYFQKEAMEGIVFYLNNFCYKALEDILEIAEAKERIYRTNHQQVQQQNMKGKAPMMSTKDLLSKIRASFTGTSIHEEGSSSSRSMPSPKNQILRDIENPIDQCLSTYPLATLFDSLNLRDDPEAVPVRIQVQQQPAIARDERTLFVTFSNGYPFTADELYEFFEGNFGGVEVISVEEPVEPRPPLYAHICFFTQETILHILRGNPRVKFVIRGKHLWARQFVPKRKKVRN; encoded by the exons ATGGCTTCCAAGGCGCCGCCCGATCTACTCAATGCTACTAGTTCTATCCATATGATTGTGCGCCAGTTGTTCTCCCGGATGGTCTTTTCCCTTCAGATGGAGTGTTCCCTTTCCATGGAGATCATTTCCTTTTGGTTGTGGCTTGAAGGGAATGGTCATCCTGATTTCCTTGCAAGCATAGAGTCGTTTGACAACTATCATCTCCGGGGAATTGCCTTTGCTGGAAAAATGTTTATTGAAGCTCTACGTCGTAAGTGTCACTTAAATCATAGATCTGAGCAAGAAGGCTATTTCCAGAAAGAAGCTATGGAAGGTATCGTTTTCTACCTCAACAATTTCTGCTACAAGGCTTTAGAAGATATTCTAGAAATAGCAGAGGCAAAGGAACGTATCTACCGTACCAATCATCAACAAGTTCAGCAACAGAACATGAAGGGTAAAGCTCCCATGATGAGCACG AAGGATCTTTTGTCTAAGATCAGGGCTTCCTTTACTGGTACTTCGATTCATGAAGAAGGCTCATCAAGTTCTAGAAGCATGCCATCCCCAAAAAACCAGATCCTCAGAGATATAGAAAATCCAATCGATCAGTGCCTATCAACATACCCTTTGGCGACCCTTTTTGATAGCCTGAACTTAAGGGATGATCCAGAAGCTGTTCCAGTAAGA ATCCAGGTGCAGCAACAGCCCGCTATAGCACGTGATGAGAGAACTCTCTTTGTGACTTTCTCCAATGGTTACCCATTTACTGCAGATGAACTATATGAATTCTTTGAGGG GAACTTTGGAGGTGTTGAAGTCATAAGCGTGGAGGAGCCAGTTGAACCTAGGCCACCACTCTATGCACACATCTGTTTTTTCACACAGGAGACAATCCTCCACATCCTTCGTGGGAACCCAAGGGTCAAGTTCGTGATACGAGGGAAGCATCTATGGGCTCGGCAGTTTGTTCCAAAGCGGAAGAAAGTCCGGAACTAA